The genomic DNA CATAAAAAGCCAGACCTCTTCAACTGAGGTCAAAAAAGAACTTCCAGGTTTCGCCATAAACGCTGCAGACAAAGAGACCACATCAAAGGCGAACGTACCCTTAGCAAATTGTCCTACATACGGGTTATCTCAAGACGTCACTTGCAAGTTACCTGTAAGCTCTAATGGTGaggataaaaaaattgtttagacAAAACAATTTTACATACATTAGCTGGTGGTAGCAGACAAAATCGTGCGTGAAACGTGCTTAGCGCGCGTATCGTGAAATATAAggtctttgatgttttttatgTGAGAATATGGTGGCCAGCCCGGTAATAATATGACATAAAATTGTAACAGTATTCGATAAGGGTATAGGTAAGCATGAAAATGTAAGGTAGCCTAACCTGACGTTGAATAACATAATATAAAAACGTAATGTAACACAACGTGAAATTGTATTGtgaaagtaacaaaataacACTGGGGACAAATCAACAATCTATACAATAGAACACACAAATTCCCAGGAAATACAAAAGatttcaataggccattttcacgatgGCGTCAATTTGCTACTATGACCAGAATCCctttcgtttttgctttcatatttaaattttgtaatcccGGTGAGGTATGactaacaaaagccctaatttgtacaggaaagcaaaaccctgaaggattcttgTCGTGTTAGTAAAATAatgtcatcgtgcaaatgaccTATTGAACGTATAACGTCTGCAGGCAactgtaaaaactgaaaaaagtccGACCTTGCCTGACCAAAAGACCGGGGGAAATTTCTCTCGAGcaattcattatttattttaacttcAATTGGTTTAGCTTCAATTGGCATGTAATGGTTATTTTGGGCTAATTAGAAAGCGTAGCATTGCAAGCGACTGaagtaaaattaatttcaaatctCAACTAAACCCCCTCTGCATTATTGACTTAATACATCAGAAACGAGCAATGGATACACTACTGCAAGTCAAGTAACTTCACAGCGAAATTATTCGGAGTTTACTCTGTCAAGTAAGGACAGCATCCGTGGGGTAAGTATCTCGAATTCGAAGTCTACCCTAAGTCACATTTCGACGATTATTTACATTACTTTGTGTGGTCAACTTTCCAGGCTGCTCGTGGGCTCAGATTGCTGCCCTGCAATCAATACGTCTAAAATGAAAGAACTAGTATAAGAGCATCCAACAACGACCAAGGCACTCAAGGCCAAACCTTAAAAACCTTACACTAACTACAACTCCAAgcacttaaaggggctatgtgtTGAGGATGTTGCTAATTGAGTTCAATTCTGTGCTGAGGTCATTACTTAGTACCTTTACCCATGCACAAAATACGCCAATAGAGTTATGAAAGAAGACTTCAAACAAATATCACCATGCAGCACAAaccataaaaatgttttttgtgatttttcctGGCATGGCATTAAAACACGAAAaggttggcccaactttttcaagtttcaatccatttctatccttgccatccgttacACCAGAAAACTGGAAACcctttcaatgcctaaatatagtcctAAATGACAAAACTgaaacattatttttggaatttgattGATATGAAAACCAGTTCTAACGTTTTTAAAATGAGGAAATGTCGTGTCACGTAGCCCCTTTAAGAGATATAGATTTACATTGCCAACCTGATCTTACCAATTTGCTCTAGGTTTTGCCCAGGATTGAGACCAAGCATTTCATTCAACAGTTCAGCGCCTTAAAAAGATGCTGGGGGAAAACTTTGATCAGACACCAAATCGCAAGGTCGAAAAAGCTGCCCTTGTTGCGTTGCCTcttttgataaaaaatttaCTCCTGATACTCCTTCAGTTACATTAATGAATACAGGAAGTATATAAACGTGGAGGTAATTTTGCGATGCGTCCCATCCAAAGGGAGAGAAGGGGTAATATCCATAAATGATCATGCTAAAGAGAACGCGTTAAACTCGAGCAATAAGTAGATCACCTTTGGCTATTTGACATTATTAATGTTTAGTTACAAAGAGTGACTTTCTCGTTTATCGGCTCCTAGGAAATCTAAGTTTCTTTCCTGAAACCAAGTACGCATAACACTTGGAGACGTGGTCATTGATAGCAGGTTTTATTAacattcttcttttcttcatttttaataggaaattaaaaaaatcataaaagacCGCAAGAGACAGACGCTTGCTGAAGCCGAAAAGCTCCAGGTTCGAGTTCTCAATCTAGAAACAGAAAATCGCAACTTAAAGCAGAAAGTAAAGATGCTATACAGCGCCGTGAAGGGACTAAAAACCCAACAGAATAAGGTTAGAATGTCTGATGTGCACATATTTAAATCTAAAAAGGCCACCGCTATATAAAGGATTGTTCACGACGTTGGTTATGTTGGTTTGAGGAgtaagggatggcgcagtggtgagagcgctcgcctcccaccaatgttgtccaggttcaaatcccagcgtcgacgccatatatgggttgagtttgttgttggttctctcttTTGccccgagaggtttttctccgggtactcccgTTTTCCCCTCTTCTCAAACACTAACATTTCCAAATtacaattcgaccaggaatcaggtagacgaagaaccactttgtggatgtgctacctccaaatcattatttatcatttcttttatttatttcaaggaaGGTTGGCACAGGTGGCTCTGAAACAAGGCCCTTACAAAACCCATTGTTTTTCGTCTGTCTTGAGATACCCCACTTGATTATATTGCCATAAACCCAAGAATCTTTGGACTATATCACAGAATATTTTTCCCAGAACCTAATAATTCAGATGTTAACACAACATGTATTCTTCCTCGGTTgtttaaaaatacaagaacaAGGATAATTGTAGATGCGTTTTTTTAACATGACGTAGCGTTTGAGATGTCAGTTTATTATACTCTTTAATACTCATcgttaattattaaaatttcaaaggaaCTATCAAGAAGAAACGTAACGTCTCGTACAGTACAAACAGAGCCACAAATTCATGCAGTGGATGTTCAAACAATGAGACTTAAACCATCCGAAAAACCTCTTCCTATCCCTGCCATTACGGTTGGAGCCTTGTCCATTACCAGCAACAAGCCTTTGTTTTCTGTCAGCAAGACACACCCAAAAATGAGCTTCTCACCTCACAGAAGTGTATCTCACTGCATGACCTCGGTAAATCAAAAAGATCCTCACGGGAAAGAAAGTTTGGTTAGTACAGGCTCAGGAAGTTTTCCTCCACTCTATAACAAACAACCCGAAAATGGATCTGTCTATTTATCAAAATACGTGCCATTAATGTCTCAAACTCCATATTGCCGCACAAAGAGGCCATCATTAGACTATGGAAGTGAAGGCCTTTTATCACCTATGAAAAATCCCTACAGTGTGGCTACTTCATCCCCACATAACGATAACAAAGGGGACTTGAAAAGAAGCCCTGTAACGGTCCTTAACcaagttttacagcaaatcTTACCAGAAAGTTTTACGGCTATGGAAGAAAAGGTCAAAACGTTATGTAACCCTGATGCATCGAGAGAATCCAATGTAAGTCACTTGTCTCCAGAAAGTACAGCTGAAGGCTCACCGTTGGCTAACAGTAAAAGGCCAGAAACCGTTTGGACTACATCTCTTCATCAACAAAGCTCGCAACCTTGCGTTTTAAACGAAGACTTCAAAAAAGGCACACCATATGTTGAAAAGGCAGCAGCATCTTATAACTACAACGTGTTTAATACGGAGACGAGATGCGATGTGGCAAATTCGAATTGTAAAACACTAACCAAGTCCTGGATCTCGGCGACATATGAGAGCCATTCAAGAAAACATGACACAGTTAAAGATATCAGTAAAAGCAGAAAATCATTGGAACATTCTTTTGTTGTTACCTCAGCGCTTGAAAACGAGCCGCAGTCGCATGTACTTGACTCTGAATCACAACTCATAATAGCGGTTTCTCGGCCATTTGACAGTTTGCTGTCACAGCATTCAAGAACAGACTACAGCGCTCCTAAAACATCGGAATGTCGATCGGTTGTGAGCCCTTCCACAGTCACAAGAGGCCAATCCACAGGCCAAAGAAACTGTATATTCTCGCTATCTGAAATGTCAGGATTAGGACCGAAAACATCTACACAAAAGCTTTGTCCCTTGAGATCCACCTCAACACAAACTTCCCAGTTGTCAGGAAATCTAATTCCTTATGAAAGAACTGAGAAAAGGCAAATGAACCTGAATGGATCAAGAGTGAAAAAGATAAACACCGGTGACAATAGAATGACTCCTTACCAACCTCCGTCCTCCTTGCAAGCTCAGTATTCCCCACCAAAAGCAACAGCTGGAAGCTCAACCTCTTTGTCTGACTTAAAAACTCCTTACCATGCGTATGAAGGACAAGGATTTGAAAATCCTGTAGCAATTCTGCACTCCACACAGAATGTTGACGGAAGGCAAACACAACAAACTTCTGGCAAAAAACCTGAAGTCCCTTTCAACaata from Porites lutea chromosome 6, jaPorLute2.1, whole genome shotgun sequence includes the following:
- the LOC140940265 gene encoding uncharacterized protein; translated protein: MLYSAVKGLKTQQNKELSRRNVTSRTVQTEPQIHAVDVQTMRLKPSEKPLPIPAITVGALSITSNKPLFSVSKTHPKMSFSPHRSVSHCMTSVNQKDPHGKESLVSTGSGSFPPLYNKQPENGSVYLSKYVPLMSQTPYCRTKRPSLDYGSEGLLSPMKNPYSVATSSPHNDNKGDLKRSPVTVLNQVLQQILPESFTAMEEKVKTLCNPDASRESNVSHLSPESTAEGSPLANSKRPETVWTTSLHQQSSQPCVLNEDFKKGTPYVEKAAASYNYNVFNTETRCDVANSNCKTLTKSWISATYESHSRKHDTVKDISKSRKSLEHSFVVTSALENEPQSHVLDSESQLIIAVSRPFDSLLSQHSRTDYSAPKTSECRSVVSPSTVTRGQSTGQRNCIFSLSEMSGLGPKTSTQKLCPLRSTSTQTSQLSGNLIPYERTEKRQMNLNGSRVKKINTGDNRMTPYQPPSSLQAQYSPPKATAGSSTSLSDLKTPYHAYEGQGFENPVAILHSTQNVDGRQTQQTSGKKPEVPFNNISVFNSQKMIDDQTFRKENVSSCESRFGTVSPGEGQMTPHRHSRTLQNGEFVSLARMYRDKEDGKQYKPRPAIMPNIVISQPRYQPYPSIRVKGKESHQPSVRSNTHGVYGMYHRRSPKTNKSPSPFEVPLHPDPQLSPKQQPESMHQNMSPKCFRFPEPALHQNGFDSYALLNSNLHSRSMNSLNPPHLSQGLSQFPHGPTATSGSLQRGLCSDQPIKSRVDSPSKDPGTSNSDLYDSSSRTSHRDNNKTAGESLSFNCTSLSDYPSSRVGKDDEKDHRPPKHPLRSTSSQPNGSAKPQVEMSPLCQRYLNHLRKFAQVRLLSLNSGMKNENDSCQQHTFQKGSLKRQPEVQNDQLKKKPRSSSSQGVKKDKHTLQQHKPRRLIFHHLKFTNPRQRTQTFQEGRSNLLDCENTPQSKQIPEGKLGGHNLKTESKTELKTTQTSLTEDSNKEHHKE
- the LOC140941969 gene encoding uncharacterized protein — translated: MCYKHLGFKSVFFFPFVNRKLDNPDTDPDGKNEPNGSQVGKKDNAERVEHCSKIIPHKEMNWNPKQVRPEIAILYRRIVDSLNQKEPEGLKSFERSAMHLEAFIKSQTSSTEVKKELPGFAINAADKETTSKANVPLANCPTYGLSQDVTCKLPVSSNETSNGYTTASQVTSQRNYSEFTLSSKDSIRGVSISNSKSTLSHISTIIYITLCGQLSRLLVGSDCCPAINTSKMKELV